The Planifilum fulgidum region CGGCAGGTGCTGAGGATGGCCACGGTGGAAGGGGCCAAACTGCTGGGCATTGCCGACCGGGTGGGCACGCTGGAGGCGGGCAAGCAAGCGGATCTGATCCTGATCGATTTCCAAAAACCGCACCTTCAGCCCCTTCACGATCCCTACGCCTTGGTCGCCTACAGTGCCTCCGGCGCCGACGTGGACACGGTGATCATCGACGGTCGGGTGGTGATGCGCCGCCGCGAGTTGATGACGATCGACGAGGAGGAACTGTTTCGGCAGGTGAAAAAGAGGGTTCCGAGGTTGGTTGATGGAATATAGGAAACGCAAATTGTGCCCACTGTGCTTCAAACCAACGAAACCGATCCGGAAAGGGAATAGCGGGTCCATGCAGACAAACAGAGCTGAACAAGTCAACCTTTTCCCCATCGATCGGGTGAGACAAACCGATATTCCGGATGTGGTGCGCCTCTCCGCCCGCATCGGATGGGATTACTCGGAGGAAGAAATGGAAGTGGTTTTAAGATCCGGACACTTTTTTGCCCACCGGGGCCCCGGGGGAAAAGTGGTTTCCACTGCCGCCATCTTCCCCTACTCCACCTTGGCTTCCCTGGGTGTGGTCATGGTGGATCCGGATTACCGGAGAAGGGGTCTGGCCACCCGGTTGGTGGACGCTTGCATCAGCGCGGTGCCGGACCGTCCGATCCTGCTCGTGGCGACGGAGGAAGGAAAGCCCCTGTACGAAAAACTGGGATTCAAAACGGTCGGCACCCTGGACAAGCTGGTGGCCAAGCGGTATACAGGCGGTCTGCAGAGAATGACGCATCAACAAACCGTCCATCCCGCCTCGGAAAAGGACATCGAAGAGATCATCGACCTGGACGAAAAGGCTTTCGGCGCCCGGCGGGAGCGCCTCCTGAGGCTGCGCATCAAGCAGGCCGCCTTCGGGGCCGTGCTCCGAAACCGGACGGGCAAAGCCGTCGGATTTGCCTTGGGCGTGCCCGGTCCGGAACTTATGGTCATCGGCCCCGTGGTCGCGCCGGACGAAGAGGCGGCCGCGCTCCTGATCGACCGGATCGCCGGATGGGCTCCGGGACCGATGCGCATCGACATTCCCTCCCAACACCGGCGCCTGGCGGACTTCCTGACCCGATGCGGCTTTGAAACCGTCCGGAAACCCCCGGTGATGATGCGAAACGGAAGTGCCCTCCCGCCGCGCGAGCATCTGTTTGCGGTCGCGTCACAAGCCTTCGGGTGACCCCTCCGGCGCCTTGATGAGAGAGCCGGATTCCTCTTCTGAATCCCAGGGATTGACTCCGCATCGGGAACGAGGGGCCCGCTCATGTCGATAATTCGCAGGGGCCGCAACCTTTGGAACCGTCTCCGTCTTGGAATTAGAGCGGAAGTGTTCGTGCAAAGGATCGTTTTATGGCGAAGGACCCTGCACCGCCCCGTTGGGAGTCTCGGGATCCAGAGTGTGTGTTGGCGGTGCAAGGGCTGCGGAATCCCTTGAAAAGGCGCCGCTACCCCACATTGGATCGGATGATTGTACAGGAAAACTGTTCGTGTTTATGGAGTTCGTTTGCAATATGCAGAAAAGGCCGGGATCGTCCCGGCCTTATATGTTGAATGTTTCAATCTCTCCCGGGTAACATAAACCTTTCCTAAGTCAAAGGGGCGGAGATATTCGATCGTTTCGATTCCTCATCAGTAAGCCACAAAAACAGGCGACATACGCCCACACGTACCGGAAGGACGTGTTTCAGTTCCTCATGGGTAATCTGCAAACAGAAGTATCACCGCGAAGAATATATATCTTTCGCCGTTTCAATCCCTCATAGGAACCCCTGAAAAAGCCCGGCAGATCAAGGTCTATTCAGACGATAACCTTCGAAAACAATTTCGTCCATGGAAAAAATGGGTGTTTTTCTTCTTTAACCCTTCTTTTCGGGATATTGGAAAAATGAAGGAGTCGCCGGCTTCCGGGGTTGTGCACGGGGAGCCGGCGACTCCTCGACTGTCAGGAAGGTCACTTCTGTTTGAATTCGATCTTCATGGCCTGGGCCATGCGCTTGGGCAGATCGGTGTTGTCCATCCATCCCTGGAAGAGGTCGGAACCTTTTCCGTAGGAGTAGACGGGAAGGTTGACGCCCGTGTGGGCGGTGCTTGTCCATCCGATGTACGCCCGCCTGCTGATGACGCGGTTGATGGCCAGTTTGCGGTTTTCGGCGTTTCGGATTTGCTCCACTTCTTCATCCGTCAAGTCGATCTTGGCATATTTCTTGAGCACTTCCCGGATGTTGCTGCCCTTCTCGTCGATTTGTGCGGCCATGAATTGGCCGGTGGCCGTCACATTGCGCAGGATTTCCGCGCGGTTTTTGTATTCGTTGTAGCCGCCGACGGACATGCCCCCCGTGTCGTGGTCGCCGGTCACGACCACCAGGGTGCGCCCATCCCGCTTGGCGAAGTCCACCGCCACCCGGAAGGCCTCTTCGAAGGCCTCCGTTTCCTTCATGGCCCAGGCGGCGTCATTGTCGTGTCCGCCCCAGTCGATCTGGCTGCCCTCCACCATCAGGAAAAAGCCCTTTTTGTTCGTCTTCAGCGTGTTGATCGCCGTCCGGGTCATTTCGGCCAGGCTGGGTTCTTTGGATTTGTCCCGATCCAGTTCGGGAGCCATGCCCTCATCGGCAAAGAGCCCCAGCAATTTTTTCCCCTTGGCCTTCAGCAGCTGGTCGCGGTTTTCCAGCACCTGATAACCCTGGGCGCGGGCTTCTTCGATCAAATTGCGCTCCGGCTGTTTGCCCCCCTCCGATTCGGGGAGAAAGAACTGCTTCCCGCCGCCGAGCAGTACGTCAGGCTTGCCCAGCATTTGGGGGGCGATGGCCACTTCATCATCGCGGTCGGGCACCTTGGCCGCAAAGGAGGCCGGTGTGGCGTGGGTGACGGAGGAGGTGGACACCAACCCGGTCGATTTGCCGCTTTCTTTGGCCGCCTCGAGGATGGTCTTCAATTTCTTCCCGTCCGGAGCCATCCCCACCATGTCGTTGTTGGTTTTCACCCCGGTGGCCATGGCGGTGGCCGCCGCGGCGGAGTCGGTCACGGCGTTGTCGGCGGAGGCGGTGCGGATCATGCCGGAAAGGGTTTGATCAAACAGGGTCGGCCGATCCCCCTTGTACAGCCGGTAGTTGGTGGCATAGGCGGCCGAGAATCCGTCCCCGATCATGAAAATGACGTTTTGCACCTTCCCGTGCCCTTCCGGCCGGGCTCCCGCCGAATCCGCCAGCAATCCGGCGTTCCAGGCGGTCAGGACCAGGGCGAAGATCAAGACCCCCAACCACAGCTTTCTTCTCACGGCTTCTCCCTCCCGAAGAGATTGGTCGTTGCCAGGAGCGGTTTAAAATGTTTCAGCCTGATCGGGATCTTTTAACCCTTTCGCTCCACCTCCTTCGTAAAAAGAGAAGCGTTTGATCGCCTCTTTCGTCTAAATATTAGCAACGGTTCTTTAATTCCATGTTATCATTGTTTAAATTTTGCATCAATGTTTTCGCAATTGATCAATTATTTCCCCTTGTTGAAAAAACGGAGGAGATGGTTGGTCAAGGCGTCCAGCCCGTCGGAACTCCTTTTTCGTTTGGGAAGGACCAGGTAAACGGGAATCCCGGGCAGAGGGGGATCCGGGCGAAA contains the following coding sequences:
- a CDS encoding GNAT family N-acetyltransferase; translation: MQTNRAEQVNLFPIDRVRQTDIPDVVRLSARIGWDYSEEEMEVVLRSGHFFAHRGPGGKVVSTAAIFPYSTLASLGVVMVDPDYRRRGLATRLVDACISAVPDRPILLVATEEGKPLYEKLGFKTVGTLDKLVAKRYTGGLQRMTHQQTVHPASEKDIEEIIDLDEKAFGARRERLLRLRIKQAAFGAVLRNRTGKAVGFALGVPGPELMVIGPVVAPDEEAAALLIDRIAGWAPGPMRIDIPSQHRRLADFLTRCGFETVRKPPVMMRNGSALPPREHLFAVASQAFG
- a CDS encoding alkaline phosphatase, which gives rise to MRRKLWLGVLIFALVLTAWNAGLLADSAGARPEGHGKVQNVIFMIGDGFSAAYATNYRLYKGDRPTLFDQTLSGMIRTASADNAVTDSAAAATAMATGVKTNNDMVGMAPDGKKLKTILEAAKESGKSTGLVSTSSVTHATPASFAAKVPDRDDEVAIAPQMLGKPDVLLGGGKQFFLPESEGGKQPERNLIEEARAQGYQVLENRDQLLKAKGKKLLGLFADEGMAPELDRDKSKEPSLAEMTRTAINTLKTNKKGFFLMVEGSQIDWGGHDNDAAWAMKETEAFEEAFRVAVDFAKRDGRTLVVVTGDHDTGGMSVGGYNEYKNRAEILRNVTATGQFMAAQIDEKGSNIREVLKKYAKIDLTDEEVEQIRNAENRKLAINRVISRRAYIGWTSTAHTGVNLPVYSYGKGSDLFQGWMDNTDLPKRMAQAMKIEFKQK